A stretch of the Streptomyces ortus genome encodes the following:
- a CDS encoding VgrG-related protein — MAKPSFSNIIHVTIDGKKIPPDYIKLLVAGWADLGAGVPGEFRLTFRDPDRDVLGKLNIRFGSKVVLAPVADGQGAGNPLITGEVTGMETDYDGTGTFSVVRGYDPGHRLMRVRRVAAYRNQTASDIARKLASMNGVGIGKIQTTKTVYEFISQSNVTDWDFLARLADENEMVMSLDAKGKFEFAEPDPASKAPLSTSPEDPNPRVLRGRVDVLRCRAAVTAADQVDKVEARGWDIPTKKKIVELTKAGTYSGFSIGTTPQKAANAFKAAKLVETDTPYDRRPEVKFAAASLADDLTSSFAELEVTVKGNPVLRPGVAIALTDVGVPFEGKYTVTSVRHTFGAGSHYETLVTVSGRQWRSLFGLTSGGGASAPRLPSVANALVTDVQDPLKQGRVKLQFPWLDDAYVSDWTRTVQLGGKAGGGIFPMDVGDEVLVAFDRGALDHPFVIGGLYNGVDKPTVVKDVWLHDPVKKKAIRHTVSDRDGNRMDLLSQQTGLRKQGVRLATGNDRLTINLDRTKTEITVDSKGAVSITGGTAVSIDAGTSLSLSARTGISIKSGGPLTLQGRGIVSLKSLGGAVSVDAVGALNLKAAGAATLNAAGTVQINTIGQVGMRAVNIDLMGLVTVNKKPYPIP; from the coding sequence ATGGCGAAGCCCTCTTTCTCCAACATCATCCACGTCACCATCGACGGCAAGAAGATCCCGCCGGACTACATCAAGCTGCTCGTCGCGGGCTGGGCCGACCTCGGGGCGGGCGTGCCGGGCGAGTTCCGGCTCACCTTCCGCGACCCGGACCGGGACGTGCTCGGCAAGCTGAACATCAGGTTCGGCTCCAAGGTGGTCCTCGCCCCCGTCGCCGACGGCCAGGGCGCCGGGAACCCGCTGATCACCGGTGAGGTCACCGGGATGGAGACCGACTACGACGGCACGGGCACGTTCAGTGTCGTGCGCGGCTACGACCCGGGCCACCGGCTGATGCGGGTGCGCCGGGTGGCCGCGTACCGCAACCAGACCGCCTCCGACATCGCGCGCAAGCTGGCCTCGATGAACGGTGTGGGGATCGGGAAGATCCAGACGACGAAGACGGTCTACGAGTTCATCTCCCAGTCCAACGTGACGGACTGGGACTTTCTCGCGCGGCTCGCCGACGAGAACGAGATGGTGATGTCGCTGGACGCCAAGGGGAAGTTCGAGTTCGCCGAGCCGGATCCGGCCTCCAAGGCACCCCTGTCGACCTCCCCCGAGGATCCCAACCCCCGGGTGCTGCGGGGCCGCGTGGACGTACTGCGCTGCCGGGCCGCCGTCACCGCCGCCGACCAGGTCGACAAGGTCGAGGCGCGCGGCTGGGACATCCCGACCAAGAAGAAGATCGTCGAGCTGACGAAGGCGGGCACCTACTCCGGTTTCTCCATCGGGACCACCCCGCAGAAGGCCGCCAACGCCTTCAAGGCCGCCAAGCTGGTCGAGACCGACACGCCGTACGACCGCAGGCCCGAGGTCAAGTTCGCCGCCGCCTCCCTCGCGGACGACCTCACCTCGTCGTTCGCCGAGCTGGAGGTCACGGTGAAGGGCAATCCCGTGCTGCGCCCCGGCGTGGCCATCGCGCTCACCGACGTGGGCGTCCCCTTCGAGGGCAAGTACACCGTCACCTCCGTACGGCACACCTTCGGCGCCGGCAGTCACTACGAGACGCTGGTGACCGTGAGCGGCCGGCAGTGGCGCTCCCTGTTCGGGCTGACGTCCGGCGGCGGCGCGTCCGCGCCCCGGCTGCCCAGTGTGGCCAACGCGCTCGTCACGGACGTACAGGATCCGCTGAAGCAGGGCCGGGTGAAGCTGCAGTTCCCGTGGCTGGACGACGCGTACGTCAGCGACTGGACGCGGACCGTGCAGCTGGGCGGCAAGGCGGGCGGCGGGATCTTCCCGATGGACGTCGGGGACGAGGTGCTGGTCGCCTTCGACCGGGGCGCCCTGGACCACCCGTTCGTCATCGGCGGCCTCTACAACGGCGTCGACAAGCCGACCGTGGTGAAGGACGTGTGGCTGCACGACCCCGTCAAGAAGAAGGCGATCCGGCACACCGTGTCCGACCGGGACGGCAATCGGATGGACCTGCTCAGCCAGCAGACCGGCCTGCGCAAGCAGGGCGTCCGGCTGGCCACCGGCAACGACCGGCTGACCATCAACCTGGACCGCACCAAGACCGAGATCACCGTGGACAGCAAGGGCGCCGTCAGCATCACGGGCGGTACCGCGGTGTCCATCGACGCGGGCACCAGTCTCTCGCTGAGCGCCCGGACCGGCATCAGCATCAAGAGCGGCGGGCCGCTCACCCTCCAGGGCCGCGGGATCGTCAGCCTCAAGTCGCTCGGCGGGGCCGTGTCCGTGGACGCGGTGGGCGCCCTCAACCTCAAGGCGGCCGGTGCCGCGACGCTGAACGCGGCTGGCACCGTGCAGATCAACACCATCGGCCAGGTGGGCATGCGGGCCGTCAACATCGACCTCATGGGCCTCGTGACGGTCAACAAGAAGCCGTACCCGATCCCGTGA
- a CDS encoding phage tail protein, whose protein sequence is MPRDLDPGSTIFFTLTIDGESLGYFNGCEGLSSAVEIEQRQEGGNNGFVWQLPSRVTFSNIRLTRPLTPDTTKVAAWISSVATGIKRPTAQIAALRADGSEVAHWGLIDVLPVSWTGPSLDPANPSVATEVLEITHHGFTD, encoded by the coding sequence ATGCCCCGCGATCTCGACCCGGGCTCCACCATCTTCTTCACCCTGACCATCGACGGCGAGAGCCTCGGTTACTTCAACGGGTGCGAGGGACTGTCGTCCGCGGTGGAGATCGAGCAACGCCAGGAGGGCGGCAACAACGGGTTCGTCTGGCAGCTTCCGTCCCGTGTCACCTTCTCCAACATCCGGCTGACCCGGCCGCTGACCCCCGACACGACCAAGGTCGCGGCCTGGATCTCCTCCGTGGCCACCGGCATCAAGCGGCCGACCGCCCAGATCGCCGCGCTGCGCGCGGACGGCTCCGAGGTGGCGCACTGGGGGCTGATCGACGTCCTGCCGGTGAGCTGGACGGGCCCCTCCCTGGACCCGGCCAACCCGAGCGTGGCCACCGAGGTCCTGGAGATCACCCACCACGGATTCACGGACTGA
- a CDS encoding putative baseplate assembly protein — protein MALPSPNLDDRRFQQFVDDAKRYIQQRAPEWTDHNVSDPGITLVETVAHMADQIVYRLNRVPEKNHLAFLDLVGITLFPPSAARTDVTFWLSAPQEEPVLLPVGTEVATTRTENQEAAVFATEDELAIVPCELRYLVLQRDGEPVTDRTADLAEGKDLMCFAESPRPGDCMLIGLNAAVPHCAVAMELDSRVDGVGVDPRQPPLLWEAWTEDGWVVCEVDRDGTGGLNRPGEVVLHMPGGHTLSRTGGQEAGWLRCRVTEPLPDQPFYTTSPTVRSVDAFTLGGTTTAVHAETVTDEALGESSGLPGQRLRLAHFPVVGDTPPVLLQTAEHEGWTDWEVVPSFAASTPHDRHITLDAATGDIAFGPAVREPDGSLRQYGAVPPKGAVIRARRYRTGGGRAGNVARGAVQVLRTSVPYVSEVVNREAARGGVDGETVEEAKTRAPITLRAQERAVTLRDYEELARRAAPDTARITCLEGDEGEHGAYAVRVLVVPQAVPDPGGRLRFEQLVPGDALLHRITRHLDERRLIGTRLAVGPPFYQGITVVATVHAFRGTDTDRVRRQAHDALYRHLDPLTGGADGRGWRFGRPVQSGEVFAVLQRVPGVELVDEVQLHPADPLTGKRGDPTDRIDLAAPSLVFSFDHRVRVIGDRA, from the coding sequence ATGGCACTGCCCTCCCCGAACCTCGACGACCGCCGCTTCCAGCAGTTCGTCGACGACGCCAAGCGCTACATCCAGCAGCGCGCCCCGGAGTGGACCGACCACAACGTCTCCGACCCGGGCATCACCCTGGTGGAGACGGTCGCCCACATGGCCGACCAGATCGTCTACCGGCTCAACCGGGTGCCGGAGAAGAACCACCTGGCGTTCCTGGACCTGGTGGGCATCACCCTCTTCCCGCCCTCCGCCGCGCGCACGGACGTCACGTTCTGGCTGTCCGCGCCGCAGGAGGAGCCGGTGCTGCTGCCGGTGGGCACCGAGGTCGCCACCACGCGCACCGAGAACCAGGAGGCCGCGGTCTTCGCCACCGAGGACGAACTGGCCATCGTGCCGTGCGAGTTGCGCTACCTCGTGCTGCAGCGTGACGGCGAGCCCGTCACCGACAGGACCGCCGACCTCGCCGAGGGCAAGGACCTGATGTGCTTCGCCGAGTCCCCGCGGCCCGGTGACTGCATGCTGATCGGGCTGAACGCCGCCGTGCCGCACTGCGCGGTCGCGATGGAGCTCGACAGCCGCGTCGACGGTGTCGGTGTGGACCCGCGCCAGCCCCCGCTGCTGTGGGAGGCGTGGACCGAGGACGGCTGGGTCGTCTGCGAGGTCGACCGGGACGGCACCGGCGGGCTGAACCGGCCGGGCGAGGTCGTCCTGCACATGCCCGGCGGGCACACCCTGTCGCGCACCGGTGGCCAGGAGGCCGGCTGGCTGCGCTGCCGGGTCACCGAGCCGCTGCCCGACCAGCCCTTCTACACGACCTCGCCGACCGTGCGGTCCGTGGACGCGTTCACGCTGGGCGGCACCACCACGGCCGTGCACGCGGAGACCGTGACCGACGAGGCGCTCGGCGAGTCCAGCGGCCTGCCCGGCCAGCGGCTGCGGCTGGCCCACTTCCCCGTGGTGGGCGACACGCCCCCGGTGCTGCTGCAGACCGCCGAGCACGAGGGCTGGACCGACTGGGAGGTCGTCCCGTCGTTCGCCGCGTCCACCCCGCACGACCGGCACATCACCCTGGACGCCGCGACCGGTGACATCGCCTTCGGCCCGGCGGTACGGGAGCCCGACGGCAGCCTGCGCCAGTACGGGGCGGTGCCCCCCAAGGGCGCCGTCATCCGCGCGCGCCGCTACCGCACGGGCGGCGGCCGGGCCGGGAACGTGGCGCGCGGCGCCGTCCAGGTGCTGCGCACGTCCGTCCCGTACGTCTCCGAGGTCGTCAACCGGGAGGCGGCGCGCGGCGGGGTCGACGGCGAGACGGTGGAGGAGGCGAAGACCCGCGCGCCCATCACGCTGCGCGCCCAGGAGCGGGCGGTGACCCTGCGCGACTACGAGGAGCTGGCCCGCCGGGCCGCGCCCGACACGGCGCGCATCACCTGCCTGGAGGGCGACGAGGGCGAGCACGGGGCGTACGCGGTACGGGTGCTGGTGGTCCCCCAGGCCGTACCGGACCCGGGTGGTCGGCTGCGGTTCGAGCAACTGGTGCCCGGCGACGCGCTGTTGCACCGCATCACCCGCCACCTCGACGAACGGCGCCTGATCGGTACGCGTCTGGCGGTGGGCCCGCCCTTCTACCAGGGCATCACGGTGGTCGCCACGGTGCACGCGTTCCGCGGGACCGACACGGACCGGGTACGCCGTCAGGCGCACGACGCCCTGTACCGGCACCTGGATCCGCTGACCGGCGGCGCCGACGGGCGGGGCTGGCGCTTCGGCCGGCCCGTGCAGTCCGGCGAGGTCTTCGCCGTCCTGCAGCGGGTCCCCGGCGTCGAACTGGTCGACGAGGTCCAGCTCCACCCGGCGGACCCCCTGACCGGCAAGCGCGGCGACCCCACGGACCGCATCGACCTGGCCGCCCCGTCCCTGGTCTTCTCCTTCGACCACCGCGTCCGAGTGATCGGAGACCGCGCGTGA
- a CDS encoding LysM peptidoglycan-binding domain-containing protein, which yields MAKGSKGAGKSLVRATIAIHEPPVGSSTTPGGLIKTFNFDFNPSQLQLNRRSQWKSTPAAAVRDGTVPEFMGPEPRHLTVEIFLDTSAKPTSNVVLKNVESLLDCCEVTAKSIAAKQPSPPWVVFQWGSFSTARFTSYVNSVDVTYSLFSTTGVPIRATCQVALHEIPSTVKGQNPTSGALTAQRVHRVVAGDSLQSLAWREYGNASAWRAIAEANGIDNPAHLPTGVELVLPSAEEVRH from the coding sequence ATGGCCAAGGGAAGCAAGGGCGCGGGCAAGAGCCTCGTACGCGCCACGATCGCCATCCACGAACCGCCCGTCGGATCCAGCACCACCCCGGGCGGCCTGATCAAGACGTTCAACTTCGACTTCAACCCCTCGCAGCTGCAGCTGAACCGGCGCTCCCAGTGGAAGTCCACACCCGCCGCGGCCGTACGCGACGGCACGGTCCCGGAGTTCATGGGGCCCGAGCCGCGGCACCTGACGGTCGAGATCTTCCTGGACACGTCCGCCAAGCCGACCAGCAACGTCGTGCTGAAGAACGTGGAGTCCCTGCTGGACTGCTGCGAGGTGACGGCCAAGAGCATCGCCGCGAAACAGCCCTCGCCGCCCTGGGTGGTCTTCCAGTGGGGCTCGTTCTCCACGGCCCGCTTCACCTCGTACGTGAACTCCGTGGACGTCACCTACTCGCTGTTCAGCACGACCGGCGTGCCGATCCGCGCCACCTGCCAGGTGGCGCTGCACGAGATCCCCAGCACGGTCAAGGGCCAGAACCCGACCTCGGGCGCGCTCACCGCGCAGCGGGTGCACCGGGTCGTGGCGGGCGACTCCCTGCAGTCGCTGGCCTGGCGCGAGTACGGCAACGCGTCCGCCTGGCGCGCGATCGCCGAGGCCAACGGGATCGACAACCCCGCGCACCTGCCCACCGGTGTCGAGCTGGTCCTCCCCTCCGCCGAGGAGGTGCGCCACTGA
- a CDS encoding GPW/gp25 family protein — protein MAEQFVGSGWAFPLRIGPTGGIAMVSGEREIEEAIRLVLATAPGERPMRPEFGCAIHDLVFAPVNEATAGRIQHEVYTSLDRWEPRIEVSDVDVTAGSDTEQGVLFIDVRYSIRGTNNPRSLVFPFYVIPYHEEPDIPGAGDSPESDH, from the coding sequence ATGGCCGAGCAGTTCGTCGGTTCCGGCTGGGCGTTCCCGCTGCGCATCGGCCCCACCGGGGGCATCGCCATGGTCAGCGGGGAGCGCGAGATCGAGGAGGCCATCCGGCTGGTCCTGGCGACCGCGCCGGGCGAGCGGCCGATGCGCCCCGAGTTCGGCTGCGCCATCCACGACCTGGTGTTCGCCCCCGTCAACGAGGCGACCGCCGGCCGTATCCAGCACGAGGTGTACACGAGCCTCGACCGCTGGGAGCCGCGCATCGAGGTCAGCGACGTCGACGTGACCGCCGGCTCCGACACCGAGCAGGGCGTGCTCTTCATCGACGTCCGCTACTCGATCCGCGGCACCAACAACCCGCGCAGCCTCGTCTTCCCGTTCTACGTCATCCCTTACCACGAGGAGCCCGACATTCCCGGTGCGGGCGACTCCCCTGAAAGCGACCACTGA